A region from the Clavibacter sp. A6099 genome encodes:
- a CDS encoding UDP-glucose dehydrogenase family protein: MRISVIGCGYLGTVHAACMSRLGHDVVAIDVDAAKIASLQTGVAPFFEPGLPDLLTEQLATGRLRFTTDTAEAAGSRVHFIAVGTPQKRGENAADMTYVDAAVDALIPHLAPGDVVAGKSTVPVGTARRLAERIEARVPGATLVWNPEFLREGFAVEDTLTPDRFVYGLPAGDAGEAARSALDEVYAAALGTGTARVTTDYETAELVKVSANAFLATKISFINAMAEVCEATGADVTQLADAIGYDDRIGRRFLNAGIGFGGGCLPKDIRAFMARAGELGADQALTFLREVDSINMRRRVRAVDVAREVCGGSLLGRNIAVLGLAFKPESDDVRDSPALSISAQLQLQGARVLATDPYANENSRRRFPELTYVDTWQEAARDADAVLVLTEWKQYRAIDPAELKAIVTTPVIVDGRNCLDPVAWRAAGWRYRGMGRP; encoded by the coding sequence GTGCGCATCTCCGTCATCGGCTGCGGCTACCTCGGCACCGTCCACGCCGCGTGCATGAGCCGCCTCGGGCACGACGTGGTCGCCATCGACGTGGACGCCGCGAAGATCGCGTCGCTGCAGACCGGCGTCGCCCCGTTCTTCGAGCCCGGCCTGCCGGATCTCCTCACCGAGCAGCTCGCGACCGGCCGCCTCCGCTTCACCACCGACACGGCCGAGGCCGCCGGATCCCGCGTGCACTTCATCGCCGTCGGCACGCCCCAGAAGCGCGGCGAGAACGCGGCGGACATGACCTACGTCGACGCCGCGGTCGATGCCCTGATCCCCCACCTCGCGCCCGGCGACGTCGTGGCCGGCAAGTCCACCGTGCCCGTGGGCACCGCGCGCCGGCTCGCGGAGCGCATCGAGGCACGCGTCCCCGGCGCGACGCTGGTGTGGAACCCGGAGTTCCTGCGCGAGGGCTTCGCGGTCGAGGACACGCTCACGCCCGACCGCTTCGTCTACGGCCTGCCCGCGGGCGACGCCGGCGAGGCCGCGCGCTCCGCGCTCGACGAGGTCTACGCAGCAGCCCTCGGCACCGGCACCGCCCGCGTCACCACCGACTACGAGACCGCCGAGCTCGTGAAGGTCTCCGCCAACGCGTTCCTCGCCACCAAGATCTCCTTCATCAACGCGATGGCGGAGGTGTGCGAGGCCACGGGCGCCGACGTCACGCAGCTGGCGGACGCCATCGGGTACGACGACCGCATCGGCCGCCGCTTCCTCAACGCCGGCATCGGCTTCGGCGGCGGCTGCCTCCCCAAGGACATCCGCGCCTTCATGGCGCGCGCGGGCGAGCTCGGCGCCGACCAGGCGCTCACGTTCCTGCGCGAGGTCGACTCCATCAACATGCGCCGTCGCGTTCGCGCGGTCGACGTGGCGCGCGAGGTGTGCGGCGGATCCCTGCTCGGCCGCAACATCGCCGTGCTGGGCCTCGCCTTCAAGCCCGAGTCGGACGACGTGCGCGACTCCCCCGCGCTCAGCATCTCCGCGCAGCTGCAGCTGCAGGGCGCGCGCGTGCTCGCCACGGATCCGTACGCCAATGAGAACTCGCGCCGCCGCTTCCCGGAGCTCACCTACGTCGACACGTGGCAGGAGGCGGCGCGCGACGCGGACGCCGTCCTGGTGCTCACCGAGTGGAAGCAGTACCGGGCGATCGATCCCGCGGAGCTCAAGGCCATCGTGACGACGCCCGTCATCGTCGACGGCCGCAACTGCCTGGATCCCGTCGCGTGGCGCGCCGCCGGGTGGCGCTACCGCGGCATGGGCCGGCCCTAG
- the treZ gene encoding malto-oligosyltrehalose trehalohydrolase: MTDDRFDIWAPKARTLALSVGDERLPLSPVGDGWWTLDADRAESLPSGDLDYGYLVDDADTPLPDPRSRRQPEGVHGRSRTYDPSSFAWTDQAWTGRQLAGAVIYEMHIGTFTPDGTLDSAIDRLDHLVALGVDLVEVLPVNGFNGTHNWGYDGVLWYTVQETYGGPEAYQRFVDACHARGLGVVQDVVYNHLGPSGNYLPVYGPYLHEASANTWGSSLNLDGEDSGPVREYIIDNALMWLGDYHVDALRLDAVHALVDDTATHLLEELAVQVDVLSAHVGRPLTLIAESDLNDPKLITSREAHGYGLDAQWSDDFHHAVHVALTGETTGYYEDFASLEALAKVITRGFFHDGTWSSFRGRVHGRPLDTERIPAHRLVVANQNHDQIGNRATGDRLTATLDEGGLALAAVLTLTSPFTPMLFMGEEWGATTPWQFFTSHPEHDLGEATARGRIAEFAKMGWDESVVPNPQDLSTFQDSKLDWSELYGAAAADSQHARLFALYSELIRLRRAHPDLTDPRFAEVEVEVHEEARLLVMDRGELSIVVNLSDEERRVPVVGERPALLLATAPGVALGDDEVVLPARSAAILGPVADSAEALLA, from the coding sequence ATGACCGACGACCGCTTCGACATCTGGGCCCCGAAGGCCCGCACCCTCGCGCTCTCCGTGGGCGACGAGCGCCTGCCGCTCTCGCCCGTCGGCGACGGCTGGTGGACCCTCGACGCCGACCGCGCAGAGTCCCTGCCCTCCGGCGACCTCGACTACGGCTACCTCGTGGACGACGCGGACACGCCGCTGCCGGATCCGCGCTCGCGTCGCCAGCCCGAGGGCGTCCACGGCCGCTCGCGGACGTACGACCCGTCGTCGTTCGCGTGGACCGACCAGGCGTGGACCGGCCGCCAGCTCGCCGGCGCCGTGATCTACGAGATGCACATCGGCACGTTCACGCCCGACGGCACCCTCGACTCCGCCATCGACCGGCTCGACCACCTGGTCGCGCTCGGCGTCGACCTCGTCGAGGTGCTGCCGGTCAACGGCTTCAACGGCACGCACAACTGGGGCTACGACGGGGTGCTCTGGTACACGGTGCAGGAGACGTACGGCGGACCCGAGGCGTACCAGCGCTTCGTCGACGCGTGCCATGCCCGCGGCCTCGGCGTGGTGCAGGACGTCGTGTACAACCACCTCGGCCCGTCCGGCAACTACCTGCCCGTCTACGGCCCGTACCTCCACGAGGCGTCGGCGAACACGTGGGGATCCAGCCTCAACCTCGACGGCGAGGACTCCGGCCCCGTGCGCGAGTACATCATCGACAACGCGCTCATGTGGCTCGGCGACTACCACGTCGACGCGCTGCGGCTGGACGCGGTGCACGCGCTCGTGGACGACACGGCTACGCACCTCCTCGAGGAGCTCGCGGTGCAGGTGGACGTGCTGTCCGCGCACGTCGGGCGTCCGCTCACGCTCATCGCGGAGTCCGACCTCAACGACCCGAAGCTCATCACCTCGCGCGAGGCGCACGGCTACGGGCTCGACGCGCAGTGGAGCGACGACTTCCACCACGCGGTCCACGTCGCGCTCACGGGCGAGACCACCGGCTACTACGAGGACTTCGCGTCGCTCGAGGCGCTCGCCAAGGTCATCACGCGCGGCTTCTTCCACGACGGCACGTGGTCGTCGTTCCGCGGACGCGTGCACGGGCGACCGCTCGACACCGAGCGGATCCCGGCGCACCGCCTCGTGGTCGCGAACCAGAACCACGACCAGATCGGCAACCGCGCGACGGGCGACCGCCTCACGGCGACGCTCGACGAGGGCGGGCTCGCGCTGGCCGCGGTGCTCACGCTGACGTCGCCCTTCACGCCCATGCTCTTCATGGGCGAGGAGTGGGGCGCCACCACGCCGTGGCAGTTCTTCACGTCGCACCCCGAGCACGACCTCGGCGAGGCGACCGCGAGGGGACGCATCGCGGAGTTCGCGAAGATGGGCTGGGACGAGTCGGTCGTGCCGAACCCGCAGGACCTCTCCACGTTCCAGGACTCCAAGCTCGACTGGTCGGAGCTCTACGGCGCCGCGGCAGCCGACTCGCAGCATGCCCGCCTGTTCGCGCTCTACTCCGAGCTGATCCGCCTGCGCCGCGCGCACCCCGACCTCACCGACCCCCGGTTCGCCGAGGTCGAGGTCGAGGTGCACGAGGAGGCGCGCCTGCTCGTGATGGACCGCGGCGAGCTGTCCATCGTGGTCAACCTGTCCGACGAGGAGCGGCGCGTGCCCGTCGTGGGCGAGCGCCCCGCGCTGCTGCTCGCGACGGCGCCGGGCGTCGCGCTGGGGGACGACGAGGTCGTCCTGCCCGCGCGCTCCGCCGCGATCCTCGGACCGGTCGCGGACTCCGCGGAGGCTCTGCTGGCCTGA
- the treY gene encoding malto-oligosyltrehalose synthase has product MRTPISTYRFQVRESFDLAAVAEQLPYVKDLGADWVYLSPILAAEPGSDHGYDVVDHSQVDPSRGGAAGLKAVADRAHELGLGVLVDIVPNHVGVATPVESLWWWDLLAHGTASRYADAFDVDWDFGRGKVRIPVLGDGESELDELTLVHGDDGAVELRYYDQRFPVAPGTAEDDADARTVHERQSYELVNWRRADAELNYRRFFAVNTLAGIRVELPRVFEESHAEISRWFRDGLADGLRVDHPDGLLDPKGYLDDLARITGGAYVLVEKILEPGETLPTDWATAGTTGYDALAEIDRVLVDPDGQVELDHLEASLRGLPQGELTSWADMIRGTKRGIADGILRSEVLRLERLVEDAPADAADALAELLATFPVYRSYLPGGLHHLEEAAEAARASRPDLVATIDALMPQLSDASTLVAQRFQQTSGMVMAKGVEDTAFYRYSRLVSLNEVGADPSIFAIDVDDFHARQQERHRIAPHAMTTLSTHDTKRGEDVRARIDVLSETPEAWRDALGQLREVAPTGDGPFENLLWQTLVGTWPASRERLHAYAEKASREAGDSTTWTAPDEAFEERMHALVDAAFDDPRARTIVAGLYDRLSGPGWSNSLAAKAIQLTAPGMPDVYQGSELWETSLVDPDNRREVDFGMRRAALDAVLKGAEPAIDETGAAKLLVTARALRLRRDHPELFTGYEPVRATGDAAAHVIAFDRGGAITVATRLPVGLETGGGWGSTSIALPEGALVDHVSGRRLDGGRVSVAALLADYPVAILAPASTAADLTPGSRA; this is encoded by the coding sequence TTGAGAACCCCCATCTCCACCTACCGGTTCCAGGTGCGGGAGTCGTTCGACCTCGCCGCCGTGGCCGAGCAGCTGCCGTACGTGAAGGACCTCGGCGCGGACTGGGTGTACCTCAGCCCCATCCTCGCGGCCGAGCCCGGATCCGACCACGGCTACGACGTGGTCGACCACTCGCAGGTGGACCCGTCCCGCGGCGGCGCCGCCGGGCTCAAGGCCGTCGCGGACCGCGCGCACGAGCTGGGCCTCGGCGTGCTGGTGGACATCGTCCCCAACCACGTCGGCGTCGCGACGCCCGTCGAGAGCCTCTGGTGGTGGGACCTGCTCGCGCACGGCACCGCGAGCCGCTACGCCGACGCGTTCGACGTGGACTGGGACTTCGGCCGTGGCAAGGTGCGGATCCCCGTGCTCGGCGACGGCGAGTCCGAGCTCGACGAGCTCACGCTCGTGCACGGCGACGACGGCGCCGTCGAGCTGCGCTACTACGACCAGCGGTTCCCCGTCGCACCCGGCACGGCCGAGGACGACGCGGACGCCCGCACCGTGCACGAGCGCCAGTCCTACGAGCTGGTCAACTGGCGCCGCGCCGACGCCGAGCTCAACTACCGCCGCTTCTTCGCGGTGAACACGCTCGCGGGCATCCGCGTCGAGCTGCCCCGCGTCTTCGAGGAGTCGCACGCGGAGATCTCCCGCTGGTTCCGCGACGGCCTCGCCGACGGGCTGCGCGTCGACCACCCGGACGGCCTGCTCGACCCGAAGGGGTACCTCGACGACCTCGCGCGGATCACGGGCGGCGCGTACGTGCTCGTGGAGAAGATCCTCGAGCCCGGCGAGACGCTGCCCACCGACTGGGCGACCGCCGGCACGACCGGGTACGACGCGCTCGCCGAGATCGACCGCGTGCTCGTCGACCCCGACGGCCAGGTCGAGCTCGACCACCTCGAGGCGTCGCTCCGCGGCCTGCCGCAGGGCGAGCTCACCAGCTGGGCCGACATGATCCGCGGCACCAAGCGCGGCATCGCCGACGGGATCCTGCGCAGTGAGGTGCTCCGGCTCGAGCGCCTCGTCGAGGACGCGCCCGCCGACGCCGCCGACGCCCTCGCCGAGCTGCTCGCGACCTTCCCCGTGTACCGCAGCTACCTGCCGGGCGGGCTGCATCACCTCGAGGAGGCCGCCGAGGCCGCGCGTGCCAGCCGCCCCGACCTCGTCGCCACCATCGACGCGCTCATGCCGCAGCTCTCGGATGCGTCCACGCTCGTGGCCCAGCGCTTCCAGCAGACGAGCGGCATGGTCATGGCCAAGGGCGTCGAGGACACCGCGTTCTACCGGTACTCGCGCCTCGTCTCGCTCAACGAGGTCGGCGCCGACCCGTCGATCTTCGCGATCGACGTGGACGACTTCCACGCTCGTCAGCAGGAGCGCCACCGCATCGCGCCGCACGCGATGACCACGCTCTCCACCCACGACACCAAGCGCGGCGAGGACGTGCGCGCCCGCATCGACGTGCTCTCCGAGACGCCCGAGGCGTGGCGCGACGCGCTCGGCCAGCTCCGCGAGGTGGCACCGACCGGGGACGGCCCGTTCGAGAACCTGCTCTGGCAGACGCTCGTCGGCACCTGGCCCGCGTCGCGCGAGCGCCTCCACGCGTACGCCGAGAAGGCGTCGCGCGAGGCCGGCGACTCGACCACGTGGACCGCGCCCGACGAGGCCTTCGAGGAGCGCATGCACGCGCTCGTCGACGCGGCCTTCGACGACCCGCGCGCCCGCACGATCGTCGCCGGGCTCTACGACCGGCTCTCCGGCCCGGGCTGGTCGAACTCGCTGGCGGCCAAGGCCATCCAGCTCACCGCCCCCGGCATGCCCGACGTCTACCAGGGCAGCGAGCTGTGGGAGACGAGCCTCGTGGATCCCGACAACCGCCGCGAGGTCGACTTCGGCATGCGCCGCGCCGCCCTCGACGCCGTGCTCAAGGGCGCCGAGCCCGCGATCGACGAGACGGGGGCCGCCAAGCTCCTCGTCACGGCGCGCGCGCTCCGCCTCCGCCGCGACCACCCGGAGCTGTTCACGGGCTACGAGCCCGTGCGCGCAACCGGCGACGCCGCGGCCCACGTGATCGCGTTCGACCGCGGCGGGGCGATCACCGTCGCCACCCGCCTGCCCGTCGGGCTCGAGACCGGCGGCGGCTGGGGATCCACCTCCATCGCCCTGCCCGAGGGCGCGCTCGTCGACCACGTGAGCGGCCGTCGCCTCGACGGCGGGCGCGTGTCCGTCGCCGCGCTCCTCGCCGACTACCCGGTCGCGATCCTCGCGCCCGCATCCACCGCAGCCGACCTCACCCCCGGGAGCCGAGCATGA